The Streptomyces sp. TLI_105 DNA segment GACGGCGACCCGGTCGCTGACCTGCCGGACGACGGCGAGGTCGTGGGCGATGAAGACGAGCCCGAGGCCGAGTTCGGCCTGGAGCTCGGCGAGCAGCGCGGTGACCTGGGCCTGGGTGGTGACGTCGAGCGCGGAGACGGGTTCGTCGCAGACGATCAGCCGGGGTTCGGCGGCGAGGGCGCGGGCGATGCCGACGCGCTGGCGCTGGCCGCCGCTGAACTCGTGCGGGTAGGCCGCGTACCGGTCGGGGTCGAGCCCCACCCGGTCGAGCAGGTCGCGCACCCTGCCCCGGATCCGGGTCTCGTCCCGCTCCCCCGCCACGCGCAGCGGGTCGGCGATCGACTCGCCGACGGAGCGGCGCGGGTTGAGCGAGGAGACGGGGTCCTGGAAGACCATCTGGAGCTCGCGCCGGTACGGGAGCAGCCGCCTGTCGGAGAGAGAGCCGATCTCCTCGCCCCGGTGGCGGAGTTCGCCGGCGGTGGGGTCGAGGAGGCGGACGAGCATCCGGCCGAGGGTGGTCTTGCCGCTGCCGGACTCGCCGACGACGCCGAGGGTCTCGCCCGCGCGGACGGTGAGGGAGACCCCGTCGACGGCGGTCACGGCGGTCTTGCCCCGGCCGAACTCCCGCCGCAGGTCGACCGCTTCGAGGAGCGTCTCCTTCGTTTCGGGGGCGGTCCTGGCCGGTCCGTCGAGCCGGGGCACGGCGGAGAGCAGCGCGCGCGTGTACGGCGCCGAGGGCGCGCCGAGCACTCCGGCGACGGCGCCGCGCTCGACCTCGCGCCCGTGGCGCATGACGAGCACCTCGTCGACGCTCTCGGCGGCCACGCCCACGTCGTGGGTGACGAGGAGCAGGGCGGTGCCGGTCTCGCGCCGCAGCTCGTGCAGCAGGTCGAGGATCTGGGCCTGCACGGTGACGTCGAGGGCGGTGGTGGGTTCGTCGGCGACGATGAGCTTGGGCTCGCAGGCGAGGGCCATGGCGAGGAGGGCGCGCTGTCGCATGCCGCCGCTGAACTCGTGCGGGCGGGAGCGGGAGCGGCGGGCCGCGTCGGGGATGCCGACCCGGTCGAGGACGTCGACGGCGCGGGCCCTGGCCGCCTTTCTGGATCCAGGATGGTGGATCCGGTGGACCTCGGCGATCTGGTCGCCGACGGAGTAGTAGGGATCCAGGGCGGACAGCGGGTCCTGGAAGACCATGGCGGCCACCCCGCCGCGCAGCCGCCGCAGCTCGGCGGGGCCGGCGGCGGCGACGTCGATGCCGTCGACCCGGACGGTGCCGCCGAGCCGCGCGCCCGTGCCCCGGTGGAGGCCGAGCAGGGCGCCGGCGACGGTGGACTTGCCGCTGCCGGACTCGCCGACGAGGGCGAGCGCGCGGCCGGCCTCCAGGGTGAAGGAGAGGCCGTCGACGGCCCGCACGGCACCGCCGAAGTCGACGGTGAGGCGCTCGACCTCCACGAGCGGGGTCGCGGTGCCGGGCCGGGGGTCCGGTTCGACGAGCGGGGTCGCGGTGCCGGGCCGGGGGTTCGGGAGCGTCATGTCAGGGCGACCCTTCGGTCGGCGAGGGCGTAGAGGAGGTCGGCGACGACGTTCGCGAGGACCACGGCGACCCCGGTGAGGAGCACGATGCCCACGACGATCGGCAGGTCGACGTGGCGGACGCCGTCGATGAGGGTCTTGCCGAGCCCGGGGATGCCGAAGAGCGACTCGGTCAGCACGGCCCCGCCGAACATGGTGCCGAGGTCGACGGCGCTGAGCGCGATGACCGGCGGCACGGCGCCGCGCAGCGCGTGGCGGGTGACGACGGACCGCTCCCCCACCCCGTACGCGCGGAAGGTGCGGATGTGGTCCTCGGCGAGCGTCTCCAGGGTGGAACTCCGGGTGAGCCGCGCGTACTTGGCGGATTCGAAGAAGCCGAGGGTGAGCCACGGCAGCAGCATGTTCCAGGCCCACTGCTCGGGGTCCTCGCCGAGCGGCACGTAGGTCGGGAAGGGCAGCCACTGGAGATAGGCGCAGACCGCCATGAGCAGCAGCAGGCCCAGGATGAAGACGGGCGTGCCGGTGCCGGCGAGGGTGAGCACGGTGAGGGCCCGCTCGGTGAGTCCGCCGCGGCGGAGCGCGGAGAGCAGCCCGGTGCCGACGCCGACGACGAGCCAGATCACCATGGCGCCGAGGGCGAGCGAGGCGGTGGCGGGCAGCCGGTCCAGGATGAGCTCGGTGACCTGCTGGTCGGTCTGGTACGACAGGCCGAGGCAGGGCGCGTCGCAGTGCAGGACGCCGGTGCCGGTGGAGTGGTCGCGGCCGGCGAAGACGCCCTGGAGGAAGTGCAGGTACTGGGCGAACACGCTCTCGTTCAGGCCGAGTTGCTCCCGGACCTGGGCGATCTGCTGCGGGTTGCAGCGTTCGCCGCAGGCGAGCCGGGCGGGGTCGCCGGGCGCGACGTAGAAGAGCGCGTACACGAGGACGGAGAGCGCGAGGAGGACGAGCGCGGCGCCCGCGAGCCGCTTCAGGACGTAGCGGGTCATCGGGAGGTCTCCTTTCGCGTGCCCACGCCGAGCCGGCCGGCCTCGCGCGGATCGAGGGCGGTGCGGACGGCGTCGCCGAGGACGGTGAAGGCGAGCACGGTCACGAAGAGCAGTCCGGCCGGGAGCAGGACGTACGCCGGGTCGGCCCGGAACCAGGTCTGCGCGGTGGACAGCATCTGCCCCCAGGAGGGGGTGGGCGGGGTGACGCCCACGCCGAGGAAGGAGAGCGAGGCCTCGACCACGATGTTGGTGGGGACGAGGATCGCCGCGTACGTGATGACGGGTGCGGCGAGCGAGGGCAGTAGCTCGCGCCGGGCGGTCCGCCACCGTCCCGAGCCGGCGAGCCGTGAGGCGGCGACGAAGTCGAGGCCCTTGAGGGTGAGGGTCTGGGCGCGCACGATCCGGGAGGTGCCGGCCCAGCCGAGCAGCCCGATGACCAGGACGAGCAGCAGCGGGCGCGGGAAGTCGCGGGGGACGACGGCGGTGAGCGCGATGGCGAGCACGAGGAACGGCAGGGCGAGGAAGACGTCGGTGATCCGGCCGAGGGCGCCGTCGATCCAGCGGTTGCCGAGTCCGGCGGCGAGGCCGACGAGCAGCCCGACCAGGACCTGGACGACGGTGGCGCCGACGGCGACGAGGAGCGAGATCCGGGCGCCGTACAGGAGCCGGACGAACAGGTCGCGGCCGGTGCCGGGTTCGATGCCGAGCCAGTGGTCGGCGCTCGCCCCGCCGAAGGCGCCGTACGGGACGCCGCCGCGGGCCGAGTCGACGAGGTCGTCGTGGTACGTGTGCGGGTCCTGGCCCGTCAGGGCTGCGAGCAACGGCGCGGCGAGGGCGAGGAGGACGAGCAGGAGGAGGACGGCGGCGGAGACGAGGGCGGCCGGGCGGGTGCGCAGCCGTCGCCACACCTGCCGGGCGGCGCCCGTGGCGGGAAGGCCCGCCACGGGCGCCGGCGCGTCGGTCAGCGAGGTCACTTGACCGCGACCTGCGAGATGTCGAGGACGCCGGTCCAGTCGCTGATGACGACGTTCTTGACGTCCTTGCCGACGAGCTGCTTGTAGACCGGGTGGAAGAGGGGCACGTCGAGGGCCCGCTCGCCGATCTTCTTGTCGAGGGCGCCCCAGCGGGCGGCGGCGGCCTTGGGGTCGGTCAGCTTGTTGATCTCGTCGATCTCCTTGTTGACCGCCGGGTCGTTCAGCTGCGCGTGGTTGTAGTTGGAGCCGTCGGTGACGATCTGGCGTCCGTCGAAGATCGGGGCCAGGAACGGTCCGCCGGCGGGCCAGTCGGCGCCCCAGCGGGAGAGGAAGAAGCCGGGGGCGTCCTTGACGCTCCAGCGCTTCTCGTTGAAGGAGTTGGGCTGCTGTCCGTCGAGCTTGACGGTGATGCCGGCCTTGCCGAGGGCCTCCTGGACGGCGGTGGCGATCTCGGGGCTCGTCGTGCGGTTCTGGGCGGTGGAGTGCAGCAGGGTGACGGTGAGCCCGTTCGGATAGCCGGCCTCCTTGAGCAGCTCCTTGGCCTTCTCCGGGTTGCCGGTCTTCCCGGCCGGGAAGTGGTCGTACGGGGTGTGGCCGAAGGCCTTCTGCTCGGGCAGGAAGGTGGTGGTGGCCTCGGCGAGCGCGGAGCCGCCGGCGGCGTTGACGACGCTGGTGCGGTTGACCGCGTACGAGATGGCCTGGCGGACCTTCGGGTCGTCGAAGGGCTTCACCTTCGGGTTGAAGGCGATGTAGGTGGTGAAGCCGAAGTGGCCGGTGCCGACGCGGGCGGCGAGCGCCTTGTCGGAGCCGATCTGGGCGAGCTCGGCGGGGCCGAGGTTGGTGTCGGTGGTGAGGGCGGCGGAGTCGGCGCCGGAGGAGGTGGCGAGGCGCTGGTTGATGACGGCCTCGTCGAGGCCGGACTTGACGTCGATCCTGTCCGGGTAGGCCTTGCGCTCCTCGTCGGTCTTGGGGTCCCAGTGCTCGTTGCGCTCCAGGACGAGGTGCTCGCCGTCGTTCTCGTTCTTGACGACCTTGTACGGGCCGGAGGAGACCGGGTGCTCCTCGTACTTGGTGCCGGTGTCCTTGGCCTTGGGGACGGGGGCGAACTGCGTCTGCGTGGCGACGAAGGGGAACTCGCCCTCGGGCTTCTTCAGCTTGAAGACGATGGTCCGCGGGTCGGGGGTGACGATGGACGCCAGACCCTTCTTGTCCTTGTACGGCCCCTGGTACGTGTCGCCGCCGACGAGCCAGTCACGCAGGTAGGGCGCGCCGCCGGAGAGCTCGGCCGCGAAGGAGCGCTCGATGCCGTACTTGATGTCGGCGCTGGTGATGGGCGTGCCGTCCTCGTACTTCAGGCCCTCCTTCAGCGTGTACGTCCACTCCGTGGCGTCCTTGTTGGGGCGGCCGGTGTCGGTGGCGAGGTCGGGGACGACCTGGGTGCCGGCGGCGCCCGCCTCGCGGTTGCGGGTGGTGAGCGTGCGGAAGACGAGGGACGGGACGTTGCCGCCGCCGGAGGTGTAGAGGCGGGCCGGGTCGAAGTCGCTCTGGGCCTCGCTGTTGAGGACGGTGAGCGTGCCGCCCTTCTGCGGGGCGCCCGCGGCCTTGCCGGAGGTACCGCCCTTGGCGCCGGCGTCCTCGGGGCCGCAGGCGGCGGCGCCCGAGGCCAGGACGACACTGACGGCGGCCGCTGCCACGCGGCGCGAGATGACGGACGAATGACGCATCGGAAGGAGACCTCTCGGGGTGGACTGCGGAAAGGAGAAAGGAAATTCCGCAGGCACGGAGAAAGAGCCCGAAAGGGGGGACGGCGCCTGCGGGAATGAAGAACCCGGGCGCGGCGAGAAAAACGGAAAGCCGACGAGCGCTCGGGCTGCGTCAGCTACAGAGAATGTCGGCGACCGTGTGTCCGGTCACGCCGAAGAGCGCCAGCTCAAGGGCGGCGCTGTCGGAAACGGCGTGACGGTGCGACATGCCGAGAAATATGGACGAACGCGTGAGCGATGTCAACGCGCATACGCGCCGTCCCGAGACGGCCGTCTCGGCATGCGGACAGCTCTCGTCGGGACGGAACGTCAACTCGCCGGATACACCCAGGGGTTGGGGCGACACTTGATGCCGTCGATGTCCAGGGACTTCGTCTGCTGCTGCATCACGGGGGCCAGCGCGCCCGGCGTGCGGCAGCTGACGTGCCCGTGCCCGAGGCGGTGTCCGACCTCGTGGTTGATGAGCATCTGGCGATAGGCGTGCATCGCCTTCGGACCGAAGGTCTCCGACCCCTTCGCCCAGCGGAACGCGTTGATCATCACGCGCTGGGTCGAGGCCGAGTCGCACGAGACGTTGTCGACGGTGGTGTCGAGTCCGGACTTCGCGCACCAGGCACCGGTGGTCCCCGGGCTGGCCAGGGTGATCACGAACTCCGGCTCGCCGCTGGAGATGCGCTCGAAGGTCATCTCGCCCCGACCGGCCCAGCTGCGCTTGTCGTTGAGGGTCTTCTGCACGGCGTCGGCGAAGAGCTTCGGATCGAGACCGATCCCCTTCTCGACGTCGACCCGGTAGCGGATCAGCCGCCCCTTGCCGGGCGCCTTCGCCAGGCCCGGCACCGCCTCGAACTCCCCCGAGCCCTTCAGCTTCGGGTCGATCGGGAACTGGCGGGTCATCAGCTGCTCGTACGTCGGCGGGGTGACGGCGGGCGCCGGCTTCACCGGGACGGGCCGCTCGTCGGAGCGGGAGGCGGAGGTGTCCTCCGAGGGCCGCTCGGCCTGCTCCCCGGCGGCGTGGGCGGCGGACGGGGACGCCTCCCCGCCCGTGACCTGCCCGGCGACGACGACGGCGAGGACGGTGGCGATGGCGGCGGCCGCGATGCCGGTGAAGGTGCGGCCGAGCCCGCCCCGGGAGGCCGGGGCCTCCGGCTCCGCGCCCTCGTCGGCGCTCTCCCGGCGCGGCGCGGGGACGAACGGCGCCTCGGCGCCGTCCTGTTCGGGCGCGGCGGTCCGGGCGGTGGCGCCACGGGGGCCGTAGGACGCGGGGCGCGGGGCGGAGGTCTCGTCGTGCTGCGGGTGACCGCCCCGCACGGCCGCCCCGTAGGCGGGGACGCCGTGCGCCGGGGTGCCGGGCGCGCCGGAGGCCCTGCCGGAGTACACGGGGGTCCCGTGGGCGGGCGTGGCATGCCGCGGCCCCCCGTACCCGGCCGCACCACGCCCCGGAGCGCCCTGCGCCGGGGCCTCGTACTGGGGAGTGCCGTGCGCGGGGGTCCCGTGACGCGGAGCTCCCTGGGCCGGAGCCCCTTGGCGCGGAGCGCCTTGAGCCGGAGCCCCCTGGCGCGGCGCCCCCTGAGCCGGAGCCCCGTACTGCGGAGTGCCGTGCGCGGGGGCCTCGTGGCGCGGAGCGCCTTGAGCCGGAGCCCCCTGGCGCGGAGCCCCCTGAGCCGGAGCCCCGTACTGCGGAGTCCCCTGTGCCGGGGTCCCGTACATCGGCGTGCCGTGGGACGGGGTCCCGTACCCCTGGGGGCCGGTGGTGTCCTGGCCGCCGGCCGTGGTCCTGCGGCGGCGTCCCGTCCCGGGCGGCGGCCCCGCCGGGGACGCTCCCGGCCCCGGCCCCGGCCCCGTACCCGCTCCCGCCTGCTGTCCGGTGTCGGCCACGGAGGGCGCGGAGCCCTTGCGACTATGTCGTCCCACGCCCCGGATCAGCTCCCGCCGTCATCGGCGATCAGGTCCCGGACGGCCTGGGCGACCGTCTCCGGGTACTCCATCATCGCCACGTGACCCGCCTCGGGGAGGGTCAGCAGGCGCGAGCCGCGGAAGGCGGCGGCCGCCTTCCGGGCCATCCGGTACGAGACGAGCCGGTCCCGCCGGCCGTAGACGAGCAGCGTCGGGGCGAGGACCCGCTCGGCCTGCCGCCACAGCCCGTGCTGCCCGCCGAGGGTGTACGCGTCGACGATGCCGCGCGAGGAGCGCGCCATGACGTCCCAGAAGTAGGGGAGCTCCAGTCGCCGCTCCATCTCCTCCACGGCGTGCCGGAGGCCCTCGTCGGTGACCAGGCCGGGGTCCCCGTAACAGAGCGCGAGGACGCCCTTGACCCGCTGCTCGGCCGTCCAGTCCTTGGTGAGCTTCGCGAAGAACGAGGCGACGCCGGGCAGCGCGAGCAGCGCGGTGGGCCAGGCGGTGCGCTGGGCGCGCAGCTCGGGCAGGGCCGGGGAGACCAGGGTGAGGGTGCGGACCAGGTCGGGCCGGACGGCGGCGACGCGGGTGGCGACGGCGCCGCCCAGCGAGTTGCCGAGGAGGTGGACGGGTCCGCGCCCGGCGGCGTCGAGGAGCCGGATGACGGCGCGGGCGTGTCCGGTGACCGAGTAGTTGCCGTCGTCGGGCGGCGGGGAGTCGCCGAAGCCGGGCAGGTCGACCGCCTCGCCGTCGACGTGGTCCGCGAGCAGCGGCATGAGGGCGGACCAGTTCTGCGAGGAGCCGCCGAGTCCGTGGACGTACAGCGCGGGCGGCAGACCGGGCCGGTTCCCCGGCCGGGCGCGCACGGTGAGGGTGAGTCCGGGGAGCGCCACGGAGCGGAGCTCCTCGCCTTCGGCGACCCGTACGGCGCGGGTCCGCGCCGCGGATGAGGCGGCGGCGGTCCGGGTTTCCGGCAGCTCGGTCGAGGACATGGCCGCAATATTACGAGACGATCACGCGCGGTCGCGTGTGGGTGGGGTCACAGGTGCGTGTGCGGCGGGGCGCGTTCACTCCTAGGCTCGGAGAGAGGGCCATCGGGAGCACCACGACCCGCACCCGGAAG contains these protein-coding regions:
- a CDS encoding alpha/beta fold hydrolase — protein: MSSTELPETRTAAASSAARTRAVRVAEGEELRSVALPGLTLTVRARPGNRPGLPPALYVHGLGGSSQNWSALMPLLADHVDGEAVDLPGFGDSPPPDDGNYSVTGHARAVIRLLDAAGRGPVHLLGNSLGGAVATRVAAVRPDLVRTLTLVSPALPELRAQRTAWPTALLALPGVASFFAKLTKDWTAEQRVKGVLALCYGDPGLVTDEGLRHAVEEMERRLELPYFWDVMARSSRGIVDAYTLGGQHGLWRQAERVLAPTLLVYGRRDRLVSYRMARKAAAAFRGSRLLTLPEAGHVAMMEYPETVAQAVRDLIADDGGS
- a CDS encoding ABC transporter permease — encoded protein: MTSLTDAPAPVAGLPATGAARQVWRRLRTRPAALVSAAVLLLLVLLALAAPLLAALTGQDPHTYHDDLVDSARGGVPYGAFGGASADHWLGIEPGTGRDLFVRLLYGARISLLVAVGATVVQVLVGLLVGLAAGLGNRWIDGALGRITDVFLALPFLVLAIALTAVVPRDFPRPLLLVLVIGLLGWAGTSRIVRAQTLTLKGLDFVAASRLAGSGRWRTARRELLPSLAAPVITYAAILVPTNIVVEASLSFLGVGVTPPTPSWGQMLSTAQTWFRADPAYVLLPAGLLFVTVLAFTVLGDAVRTALDPREAGRLGVGTRKETSR
- a CDS encoding DUF3152 domain-containing protein, whose amino-acid sequence is MYSGRASGAPGTPAHGVPAYGAAVRGGHPQHDETSAPRPASYGPRGATARTAAPEQDGAEAPFVPAPRRESADEGAEPEAPASRGGLGRTFTGIAAAAIATVLAVVVAGQVTGGEASPSAAHAAGEQAERPSEDTSASRSDERPVPVKPAPAVTPPTYEQLMTRQFPIDPKLKGSGEFEAVPGLAKAPGKGRLIRYRVDVEKGIGLDPKLFADAVQKTLNDKRSWAGRGEMTFERISSGEPEFVITLASPGTTGAWCAKSGLDTTVDNVSCDSASTQRVMINAFRWAKGSETFGPKAMHAYRQMLINHEVGHRLGHGHVSCRTPGALAPVMQQQTKSLDIDGIKCRPNPWVYPAS
- a CDS encoding ABC transporter substrate-binding protein, with amino-acid sequence MRHSSVISRRVAAAAVSVVLASGAAACGPEDAGAKGGTSGKAAGAPQKGGTLTVLNSEAQSDFDPARLYTSGGGNVPSLVFRTLTTRNREAGAAGTQVVPDLATDTGRPNKDATEWTYTLKEGLKYEDGTPITSADIKYGIERSFAAELSGGAPYLRDWLVGGDTYQGPYKDKKGLASIVTPDPRTIVFKLKKPEGEFPFVATQTQFAPVPKAKDTGTKYEEHPVSSGPYKVVKNENDGEHLVLERNEHWDPKTDEERKAYPDRIDVKSGLDEAVINQRLATSSGADSAALTTDTNLGPAELAQIGSDKALAARVGTGHFGFTTYIAFNPKVKPFDDPKVRQAISYAVNRTSVVNAAGGSALAEATTTFLPEQKAFGHTPYDHFPAGKTGNPEKAKELLKEAGYPNGLTVTLLHSTAQNRTTSPEIATAVQEALGKAGITVKLDGQQPNSFNEKRWSVKDAPGFFLSRWGADWPAGGPFLAPIFDGRQIVTDGSNYNHAQLNDPAVNKEIDEINKLTDPKAAAARWGALDKKIGERALDVPLFHPVYKQLVGKDVKNVVISDWTGVLDISQVAVK
- a CDS encoding ABC transporter permease; the encoded protein is MTRYVLKRLAGAALVLLALSVLVYALFYVAPGDPARLACGERCNPQQIAQVREQLGLNESVFAQYLHFLQGVFAGRDHSTGTGVLHCDAPCLGLSYQTDQQVTELILDRLPATASLALGAMVIWLVVGVGTGLLSALRRGGLTERALTVLTLAGTGTPVFILGLLLLMAVCAYLQWLPFPTYVPLGEDPEQWAWNMLLPWLTLGFFESAKYARLTRSSTLETLAEDHIRTFRAYGVGERSVVTRHALRGAVPPVIALSAVDLGTMFGGAVLTESLFGIPGLGKTLIDGVRHVDLPIVVGIVLLTGVAVVLANVVADLLYALADRRVALT
- a CDS encoding Ms4533A family Cys-rich leader peptide translates to MSHRHAVSDSAALELALFGVTGHTVADILCS
- a CDS encoding ABC transporter ATP-binding protein, with product MTLPNPRPGTATPLVEPDPRPGTATPLVEVERLTVDFGGAVRAVDGLSFTLEAGRALALVGESGSGKSTVAGALLGLHRGTGARLGGTVRVDGIDVAAAGPAELRRLRGGVAAMVFQDPLSALDPYYSVGDQIAEVHRIHHPGSRKAARARAVDVLDRVGIPDAARRSRSRPHEFSGGMRQRALLAMALACEPKLIVADEPTTALDVTVQAQILDLLHELRRETGTALLLVTHDVGVAAESVDEVLVMRHGREVERGAVAGVLGAPSAPYTRALLSAVPRLDGPARTAPETKETLLEAVDLRREFGRGKTAVTAVDGVSLTVRAGETLGVVGESGSGKTTLGRMLVRLLDPTAGELRHRGEEIGSLSDRRLLPYRRELQMVFQDPVSSLNPRRSVGESIADPLRVAGERDETRIRGRVRDLLDRVGLDPDRYAAYPHEFSGGQRQRVGIARALAAEPRLIVCDEPVSALDVTTQAQVTALLAELQAELGLGLVFIAHDLAVVRQVSDRVAVMRGGRIVEQGTVDEVYGAPQDPYTRQLLAAVPSLDPVLAAERRERRQELAVA